The region TGGTTTCGACTTAAAAAACGAAGCTGTACTTGAAACTTTAACGCTTGATGTAATAAAATCCACAGAAATAGAAGGAGAAATATTAAATCCTGGACAAGTACGTTCATCAGTCGCAAGACGTTTAGGAATGGAAATTGAAAACTCTGTTTTTTCAGAAAGAAATGTAGACGGTGTTGTAGATATGTTAATAGATGCAACTCAAAATTTCGAATCCAAATTAACTAAAGAAAGATTGTTTAATTGGCATTATTCATTGTTTCCAACTGGACGAAGTGGAATGTATAAAATATTAATTGGTAATTGGAGAGAAGATTCAACAGGACCAATGCAAGTTGTTTCAGGAGCATTAGGAAAAGAAAAAGTTCATTTCGAAGCTCCTAAATCTAATATCTTGGATAAGGAAATGGAAGCATTTCTAAATTGGCTAAACTCAGATATGAAGATAGACCCTGTTTTAAAAGCTGGTATTGGACATTTATGGTTTATTACGATTCATCCTTTTAAAGATGGAAATGGACGTATTGCAAGAGCTATAACAGATTTATTATTATCAAGAGCAGATGGAATAGCACAAAGATATTATAGCATGTCTTCACAAATTAGAATTGAGAGAAAACAATATTATGATATTCTTGAGAAAACTCAACAAGGAACACTAGACATTACAAATTGGCTTTCTTGGTTTTTAGAATGTTTATTAAATTCTTTGAAAGCATCAAATACAGTTTTAGAGAAAGTTCTTTACAAACATAAATTTTGGAATAAAAATGCGAAAGTAGTTCATAACGAAAGACAGAAATTAATGTTGAATAAATTATTAGATGGTTTTGATGGTAAATTGACATCTTCTAAATGGGCTAAAATAACCAAATGTTCTTCTGACACAGCATTGAGAGATATTCAAGATTTAATGAAAAAAGAAATATTAAAAAAAGAACAAGCTGGAGGAAGAAGTACAAACTATGAATTAATAAAAATCATTGAATAAAACCCTACAGCCAATAACTAAGCATATGGCGTGCCGACCTGTGCCGTGTTTCGATATAGGCCAACTATGTCTTGTTGACTGATCCATTGCTAAGGATATGAAGAAAACGGCGGTTTGAGTGTGCATCATAATAATTCGCAATCTTACAAATTCGTTCTGCTTTGAGAACTCTATCATTAGAAAACAACTTTTTAAACTCAGCGGAAAAATCAAATTGATTTTACTACATTTACAAAGATCGACAAATATTTAAAAAAAATTGTGACAATTATAACGATATGCGATATAACAGCAATGAGGGTATATGATTGTTGTGCTTCATTACCAGAAACCGATAACCAATGATAAAATTCTTTAGAAAAATTCGCCAAAACTTGCTTATGGAAAATAAAACTGGAAAGTATTTTAAATATGCTATTGGCGAAATTGTACTTGTTGTTATTGGGATTCTAATCGCACTTTCAATTAATAATTGGAATGAAGAAAGAAAAATAAATCTTAAAGAAAAATCACTTTTTAAAAATATCGTAGTCGACTTAGCTCAAGAAGAAAAAATATTGAATGAAGCCTTGACTAATTACAAATACAACTCTGATTCATATGAACACATCTATAACGAAACCATTGGAAAGGCATCTTATGACTCTACTAACACTGTCTACAATAGTTTAAGATGGCATAACGTATATGATCTGATTGTCACCAATAAACATGCATCCGCCATTTCGGAAATTAACAATGATAATATCATAGATTTATTAAATCTAAAAATCAGGATTGAAGTAGTAAACTCACAAGCTAAAAATAGATTTAACAACTTTAAAGATGAAATCATACCAGATTTTTTTTCACGCCATGGACTTCACGATAATAAGGTATTATTTAATCTTGAAAAGAATAAATGGTCACCTATTGTTAATACAAATATTGTGAATTATGATAGATTGAAATTACAATATGGATCTATTGAATTTGACCAAATTTTAGCCACATTAAGACTATATACTACCTGGGCAATATATAATTTAGAAAAATTAATTAAACTAAATAAGGAAATAAGCGTCACATTGAATGAAGAGTTGTTGAAATAACGAAAGCACAACACCTTTTATAATTAATGGCTAGTTCGAGCTTGCTTACGAAAATCCTTGCGGATTTTCTATTTGGTTTCTATTTGCTAAATTAGTGGCTTGAACACACCAATAATCATCCACAACAACATTGCCACACATACGAAAAAACCACTGAACATTGGGAAAAACAGCAGAAAATATTGAATACTATCTTGACTCTAAAAATGATAAAGATTATCTTCAAGATTTATTGCTGAATATCAAAGAGGCCTATAAAAATCAAACAAAACTGACTTTCCGAATTGTTAAACCGAAAGAGAAAGGATTTTTGGTGAAAGTTGGTGGCTTATTTGCATTTGTTTCTTTTAACCATTTTGGTTGGTCATATCCTTCAATTGAATTTTGGAGAAATATTTCTAATTCATTAATTGGCGGTTTTTTTTCGGGAAAAATTTATCAAGTCGAGGAAAACCCAATTTCAATTCAAATAGATGCAAAAGAACAGGAATTTGAAAACAGGAACTTAATAAAAGGTTCTAAATACCGTGGAATAATCTTAAGAAAAACAAAGTATGGCTTTTTTGTGGATTTAGGACTTCACTTTAATTGGAAATGTGGCTCCATTTTAGGTTTAATCCATATATCAACATTCTTGAAGGAATCTGATTATAAAAATTGGAAAGTTGGAAATGAGGTTGAAACTGTGTTCCAAGGATATAATGAAAACAATCAACCTGCACTTGGAGATATTATTGAGCGAGGAAAATGGAGAAATGGAGAAATGGAAAAACTGATTGGTACAGTCCAAAAAGTTACTGTGTCAATCAATGAAAGCGGAAAACCTGAATATTATGTTTCAGGAGAACATAAAGCGACAGTTCCAATCAAAAAAGAGTTTTATCCCAACTTAAGGACAACAGCAAAAAAATACACTTACCGATTAAAAGACGGAGAAATAATAGATTGTGAAATAATTAAAATAAATAGGAAAAAAGATAGTTTTGTATTAAAGTTGCAAATTGAACCACCAATGAGCTGAAAAAAATTAACGAAAGCAGACACAATAACTAAGCATATGGCGTGCCGATAGGCCAACGCTATATGCCTTGTTGACTGATCCATTGCTAAGGATAAGGGGTAAAACGACGGTTTGGGTTTGGTTTTTAAAAGTAGTGTGATTGAGGAAAGGAGAGCGTTTTCAATATTTCTATAGCATAAGAGCTATTGATGATGCTTTTTTTAAATTTTTAGTCTTTTTAGAGGGTATTTTAGGGGTCATTTTTTGAGTTTAGACATTAGTATCCTTCATGGGCACATTGCCATTTCTTTATTGTTTGTATTTCAGTATTTTACGTTTTACTTTTTTTTGAGACATCATAATAAATTTTTAATTAAAAGCTAAATTTAACGTTTTTTAAAACAAGAGTGAAAGGCTTCCGAGGAACGAGGATTAGTTCAATGATGGGTAAAAAAATTGCTTAATTATTGCTTTCATTTTGTTCATTGCTTTCTTATTTACTATATTTAACTTTGGAAAGTTTAAACGTTGTTAAACGCAACTTTCATTAAACAAACACGCTGGCAATAATTTAAAAAAATTACAATCAACAACTTAGTATTTTTAAACACATGAAATACTTCTCTATAAATCTATATATCAAAATTCTTCATTGTGCTATCGAAGAAGGTATGCCTAGAGAAGATTTCATGCATTTACCAACACCTATTAATGCTCTAGACAATGTATCTGTGATACCTGCAGAAGAGTTCTTATCCTTGCACGAATTTCTTGTCGATAAACTCGGACGTGGTTTTCCAGTGAGGGTTGGTCAAAAAATGATTATTGAAGATTATGGCGTTTTAGGTCTTTCTTGGCGCACATGCTCAAAAGTTGGAGAGATTTTTGAACGTAGTGAACGCTATTTCAAACTGTTATCAAACACATTTGATTGGCAAATTAAAAAGGAAGGGAATATTTCTCATATTGTACTCAATCGTGAAGCACATCGAAAAGGGATGGAACTATCAACAGAGGCTAGTCTTTCTGCAACAGTAGTAGTACTCAAAGCCATGTCTGAAAAAGATATTTCTCCTATTCAAGTATGTTTCAAACATGAAAAGCCCAAAGATCTTTCTAGCCATATAGTGGCATTTAATTGCCCTATGTTATTTGACCAACCACAATACTCCATAAGTTATAATACAGTCGATCTTAATTTACGAACCGCAAAGGCAGATGCAAGCATCAACAACTATCTACTGCAACAAGTTGATGAAAAAACAAAAGGCATAAAAATACCTGGTCATAAGATTATAAACGATGTTGAAGCTATTATAAAGGATGCACTGCCCACAGGTATTCCAAGTATACATTATATTAGTGACCTGTTGGCCATGAGCAACCGAACACTAACTAGGAGACTCTCTGAAGCTGGTGTGACCTATCGTGACTTAATTAAAAGAACACAGGAAACCATGGCAAAGAATATGTTATATAATACAGAGCAAAGTATTGGTGAAATTGCCTTTCTTACCGGCTTTTCAGAACAAAGTGCATTCAACCGTGCTTTTAAG is a window of Polaribacter litorisediminis DNA encoding:
- a CDS encoding Fic family protein produces the protein MKPFIHQKEDWPNFNWNNEEILTLLGEVRNLQGKIIGKMETLGFDLKNEAVLETLTLDVIKSTEIEGEILNPGQVRSSVARRLGMEIENSVFSERNVDGVVDMLIDATQNFESKLTKERLFNWHYSLFPTGRSGMYKILIGNWREDSTGPMQVVSGALGKEKVHFEAPKSNILDKEMEAFLNWLNSDMKIDPVLKAGIGHLWFITIHPFKDGNGRIARAITDLLLSRADGIAQRYYSMSSQIRIERKQYYDILEKTQQGTLDITNWLSWFLECLLNSLKASNTVLEKVLYKHKFWNKNAKVVHNERQKLMLNKLLDGFDGKLTSSKWAKITKCSSDTALRDIQDLMKKEILKKEQAGGRSTNYELIKIIE
- a CDS encoding DUF6090 family protein; translated protein: MENKTGKYFKYAIGEIVLVVIGILIALSINNWNEERKINLKEKSLFKNIVVDLAQEEKILNEALTNYKYNSDSYEHIYNETIGKASYDSTNTVYNSLRWHNVYDLIVTNKHASAISEINNDNIIDLLNLKIRIEVVNSQAKNRFNNFKDEIIPDFFSRHGLHDNKVLFNLEKNKWSPIVNTNIVNYDRLKLQYGSIEFDQILATLRLYTTWAIYNLEKLIKLNKEISVTLNEELLK
- a CDS encoding AraC family transcriptional regulator, which produces MKYFSINLYIKILHCAIEEGMPREDFMHLPTPINALDNVSVIPAEEFLSLHEFLVDKLGRGFPVRVGQKMIIEDYGVLGLSWRTCSKVGEIFERSERYFKLLSNTFDWQIKKEGNISHIVLNREAHRKGMELSTEASLSATVVVLKAMSEKDISPIQVCFKHEKPKDLSSHIVAFNCPMLFDQPQYSISYNTVDLNLRTAKADASINNYLLQQVDEKTKGIKIPGHKIINDVEAIIKDALPTGIPSIHYISDLLAMSNRTLTRRLSEAGVTYRDLIKRTQETMAKNMLYNTEQSIGEIAFLTGFSEQSAFNRAFKNWTGQTPTEFRKNN